The DNA segment ACATATTCCAATACGGCGTAACCGGAGTGGCTAACCACCGGAAATACGCTGGAGAACGCAGCATGCAATCCTTGGCTTCGCCGTTTATCGGGCTCCACACCGGACTGCAGGAAATTCGCATAGGAATCTATTTGTGTCGCTAACAGATATGGGACGTCAAGTACCTCTGTACCTTTCCCAAAATTATTACGGATACGCTTTTTTTCGGTAAAAGAATAGGCCATATTGCTTCTATACCTTCGTCGTCAGAGATTATTTGTACTGCTTTTTACAAGCAGTAAAAGGCCGACGGCAAGATGCCGTCAGCCCGGTTTGGTAGGCTTACGCCAGATATGCAGCAATCAAGATGCTTATTTAATTTCGGCGGTTGCGCCAGCTTCTTCAAGTTCCTTCTTAGCTGCTTCAGCTTCAGCTTTGCTGACGCCTTCTTTCAATGTGGTTGGAGCGCCTTCTACGGCGTCTTTAGCTTCTTTCAGACCCAGACCGGTCAGACCGCGAACTGCTTTAATTACAGCGACTTTGTTATCACCGAAACCTGTAAGAATTACATCGAACTCGGTTTGTTCTTCAACTACAGCCGCAGCTGCAGCGGGTGCCGCAACTGCGACCGCAGCGGCTGCAGAAACGCCAAATTTTTCTTCCATCGCGGAAATCAGGTCGACGATTTCCATCACAGTCATATTCGCAACTGCTTCTAAGATGTCTTCTTTTGAAATTGCCATTTTATTAGTCCTCTAATATTTAAAAGTTGTATATCGTAGGTTGCGAATTTATGCCGCTTCTTTTTCGTCTCTGATAGCCGCCAATGTACGAGCCAATTTCTCGACAGGGGCTTTCATTACAGACATCAGCATACTGATACCTTGATCGCGTGTCGGCAATCTCGCCAACCGCTCCAGCTCCGATCCGCCAAACGCTTGGCCGCCGATCGCTACCACTTTGGCGACGAGCTTGTTGTTTTCTTTCGCGAAATCGTTCACCAGCCGAGCGGCAGAGCCTGGATCTTCCATCGAAAAAGCCAAGATCAGTGGCCCAACCAACCCATCTTGCATACATTCGAATTCGGTTCCGGCGACTGCGCGTTTTGCCAGCGTATTCTTTACGACTCGCAAATAAACACCCGTCTCTCTCGCGGTTTTTCTAAGCTTGGTTAGCTCAGTAACAGTCAAACCACGATATTCTGCGGCTACCGCAGAAAGGGCTTTAGCGGCGAATTCAGCAACTTCCTCTACGACAACTTTTTTGC comes from the Methylomonas sp. EFPC3 genome and includes:
- the rplJ gene encoding 50S ribosomal protein L10; this translates as MALNLDGKKVVVEEVAEFAAKALSAVAAEYRGLTVTELTKLRKTARETGVYLRVVKNTLAKRAVAGTEFECMQDGLVGPLILAFSMEDPGSAARLVNDFAKENNKLVAKVVAIGGQAFGGSELERLARLPTRDQGISMLMSVMKAPVEKLARTLAAIRDEKEAA
- the rplL gene encoding 50S ribosomal protein L7/L12 encodes the protein MAISKEDILEAVANMTVMEIVDLISAMEEKFGVSAAAAVAVAAPAAAAAVVEEQTEFDVILTGFGDNKVAVIKAVRGLTGLGLKEAKDAVEGAPTTLKEGVSKAEAEAAKKELEEAGATAEIK